The following proteins are co-located in the Hevea brasiliensis isolate MT/VB/25A 57/8 chromosome 11, ASM3005281v1, whole genome shotgun sequence genome:
- the LOC110651592 gene encoding polyadenylate-binding protein RBP45B, with protein MMQQPGTGGMPPPQLPMGPPQQPTIAPPPPQALPQQYQQAPPQPYMMMMPQLPQSQPPPPAMWAHQHSMPPAAAPPQQQQQQVQQAQQQQPGQPASADDIRTLWIGDLQYWMDENYLLSCFAHIGEVISVKVIRNKQTGQVEGYGFIEFTSHGAAERILQTYNGTPMPNGEQNFRMNWASFSGGDKRDDTPDFTIFVGDLAADVTDYQLQETFRVRYPSLKGAKVVVDRLTGRTKGYGFVRFGDESEQLRAMTEMNGAFCSTRPMRIGLATNKKAVAGQQYPKASYQNSQNQSENENDPNNTTIFVGNLDSNVTDDHLRELFGQYGQLLHVKIPAGKRCGFVQFVDRSCAEEALRMLNGAHLSGQNIRLSWGRSPPNKQPQPDASQWNAGYYGYPQGYENYGYAPAPQDPNMYYGGYPGYGNYQQPQQQQQMGYS; from the exons ATGATGCAGCAGCCAGGAACTGGAGGCATGCCGCCTCCACAGCTACCCATGGGGCCGCCGCAACAACCAACTATCGCTCCACCACCTCCACAAGCTCTCCCCCAGCAATATCAGCAAGCTCCCCCACAGCCTTACATGATGATGATGCCTCAACTGCCCCAATCCCAGCCACCGCCACCAGCTATGTGGGCTCACCAGCATTCGATGCCTCCCGCGGCAGCGCCACCGCAGCAGCAGCAACAACAAGTCCAGCAGGCGCAGCAACAGCAACCGGGTCAACCTGCTAGTGCCGATGACATTCGTACGCTTTGGATCGGTGATTTACAGTACTGGATGGATGAGAATTATCTTCTTAGCTGCTTCGCTCACATCGGAGAG GTTATTTCTGTGAAAGTCATTCGCAATAAGCAAACTGGTCAAGTAGAAGGTTATGGATTTATTGAGTTTACCAGTCACGGGGCTGCTGAAAGAATATTGCAGACATACAATGGTACTCCCATGCCAAATGGTGAGCAGAACTTCAGGATGAACTGGGCATCTTTTAGTGGTGGTGATAAACGGGATGATACTCCTGATTTCACAATATTTGTTGGAGACTTGGCTGCTGATGTTACAGATTACCAACTACAAGAGACATTCAGGGTCCGCTATCCCTCACTTAAGGGTGCAAAAGTTGTTGTTGATAGGCTCACTGGACGCACAAAGGGCTATGGATTTGTTCGATTCGGAGATGAAAGTGAACAGTTACGTGCTATGACAGAGATGAATGGAGCTTTCTGTTCAACAAGGCCTATGCGAATAGGGCTAGCTACAAACAAGAAGGCAGTAGCTGGCCAGCAGTATCCTAAAG CTTCTTATCAGAATTCTCAAAATCAGAGTGAGAACGAGAATGACCCAAATAATACAACT ATATTTGTTGGTAATTTGGATTCTAATGTAACGGATGACCATTTGCGAGAGCTGTTTGGCCAATATGGGCAATTGTTACATGTGAAGATACCAGCGGGCAAGCGGTGTGGGTTTGTTCAGTTTGTTGACAG GAGCTGTGCAGAGGAAGCATTGCGGATGTTAAATGGAGCTCATTTGAGTGGACAAAATATCCGGCTTTCATGGGGACGCAGTCCTCCAAACAAACAG CCTCAACCAGATGCTAGTCAGTGGAATGCTGGATATTATGGATATCCACAAGGATATGAAAATTATGGATATGCACCTGCTCCCCAGGATCCTAACATGTACTACGGGGGCTATCCTGGGTATGGGAATTATCAGCAGCCCCAACAGCAGCAGCAAATGGGATATAGCTGA
- the LOC110651591 gene encoding uncharacterized protein LOC110651591, producing the protein MHPQSQGTGSSLADPPLKRKRGRPRKDESLAQGENIPAMTAADSMKKTKLFAHTTGAVDDEMVGQVVSGVIEGSFDAGYLLKVKVGDTETHLRGVVFLPGSFTPITASNDVAPQAKKYNRTEIPISVANPQALVPGPVPSSEQSDKQPVNVQNLAPLVQVQRLPSELQSSSSVPIPQQNQPVSDILPLTDNLPMSNTGSSLGDRVAPQQILESGLGSQSTCVMQEMGHDKVAEQYEVLKELEGSITKVPCGNVGATKQSKSLPQSASSVDNFPGSGTVNLELQIQHQAVSDEFNSNQSSRDGVRSPNLEHNQGPVTTGPGIMSAESIGIKIQIEKPASPNKAAVPELAMNDAPHLNGRPVCHAVNITETGSQSAPMGGLPVTLFEREGIPSAYKLATEGSPQRLIEAQLCNPSGVTSIMKADSDSTPVTSLPVTLFEREAIPSEPELVIDGPVLPRITEPLFCSSSGAASDVDCNLKDAIPPTES; encoded by the coding sequence ATGCACCCACAGAGCCAAGGGACTGGCTCTTCTCTAGCAGACCCCCCTTTGAAGCGCAAACGAGGCCGTCCTCGCAAGGATGAGAGCCTGGCACAAGGGGAGAACATTCCTGCGATGACTGCAGCTGATAGTATGAAGAAAACAAAACTGTTTGCACATACAACCGGTGCTGTTGATGACGAAATGGTGGGTCAAGTGGTTTCTGGTGTCATTGAGGGCTCATTTGATGCTGGGTATCTTCTTAAAGTAAAGGTAGGTGATACTGAAACTCATCTGAGGGGTGTTGTGTTTTTACCAGGCAGTTTCACTCCCATCACAGCCTCAAATGATGTGGCTCCACAAGCAAAAAAGTATAATAGGACAGAGATACCCATATCAGTTGCAAATCCTCAAGCTCTGGTCCCTGGCCCTGTTCCTTCATCAGAGCAAAGTGATAAGCAACCTGTCAATGTTCAGAACCTTGCACCACTAGTACAAGTTCAAAGGCTACCATCTGAACTTCAATCCAGTTCCAGTGTTCCAATTCCACAGCAAAACCAGCCTGTCTCTGATATCCTTCCTTTGACTGATAACCTGCCAATGAGTAACACAGGATCTTCCTTGGGAGACAGAGTTGCACCACAACAAATTCTGGAATCAGGACTTGGAAGCCAATCTACCTGTGTTATGCAAGAGATGGGGCATGATAAAGTTGCTGAACAATATGAGGTACTGAAAGAATTAGAAGGTTCCATAACAAAAGTTCCTTGTGGAAATGTGGGGGCAACTAAGCAATCAAAATCATTACCACAGTCGGCATCTTCTGTTGATAATTTTCCTGGCAGTGGAACTGTTAATCTTGAGCTTCAAATTCAACATCAGGCTGTAAGTGATGAGTTTAATTCAAATCAATCGAGTCGTGATGGTGTTAGAAGCCCAAACCTTGAGCACAACCAAGGTCCTGTTACCACTGGACCTGGAATCATGTCTGCTGAATCAATTGGAATAAAAATTCAGATTGAAAAACCAGCTTCTCCTAATAAAGCTGCAGTACCAGAGCTTGCTATGAATGATGCACCCCACCTAAATGGGAGGCCTGTATGTCATGCTGTTAACATTACAGAGACAGGCTCACAGTCCGCACCAATGGGTGGCCTTCCAGTAACCCTGTTTGAGAGAGAAGGTATTCCATCTGCATACAAGCTTGCCACTGAAGGATCTCCTCAAAGGTTGATTGAAGCCCAGCTATGTAATCCTTCTGGTGTCACCAGCATCATGAAGGCAGACTCTGATTCTACACCAGTGACCAGCTTACCAGTAACTCTGTTTGAGAGAGAGGCTATTCCATCTGAGCCTGAACTGGTTATTGATGGACCTGTTCTTCCAAGAATAACTGAACCTCTGTTCTGCAGCTCTTCGGGTGCAGCCAGTGATGTGGATTGTAACTTGAAGGATGCAATTCCACCTACAGAATCTTAG